In Rickettsiella endosymbiont of Aleochara curtula, one genomic interval encodes:
- a CDS encoding ABC transporter permease, producing the protein MFNSPFYEKYHRARDDIADGLKSWRIWLLLAWHEVKLRYRRSTLGPFWITISMAITIYTMGVLYGHLFKMDLDVYYPFLATGILGWNLISLIVNDATMTFVNADQFIKQMKQPYSFFMFQSVTRNFIIFFHNILVLVPLIFFFHLKINANTLFIFVSLLILWINAISYSTILALLGTRFRDIPILVASLIQVVFFMTPIMWSPSILPERYHYIIDLNPFAQFMELFRNPLLGTLPSNYTLITTLGLTILGTFCAFIIFSRYRARIAYWL; encoded by the coding sequence ATGTTTAATTCGCCATTTTATGAAAAATATCATCGTGCTCGGGATGATATTGCAGACGGTTTGAAATCCTGGCGAATTTGGCTGTTACTTGCTTGGCATGAGGTAAAACTTCGTTATCGCCGCTCTACGCTGGGTCCATTTTGGATCACCATCAGCATGGCGATTACTATCTATACCATGGGCGTGCTCTATGGACATTTATTCAAGATGGATTTAGATGTCTATTATCCTTTTCTTGCCACGGGGATTCTGGGTTGGAATTTAATTTCGTTGATTGTTAATGACGCAACTATGACGTTTGTCAATGCTGATCAATTTATAAAGCAAATGAAACAACCGTATTCATTTTTTATGTTTCAATCAGTGACGCGAAATTTTATTATCTTTTTTCATAATATCTTAGTATTAGTTCCACTGATATTTTTTTTTCATCTCAAAATTAATGCTAATACGCTGTTTATATTTGTTAGTTTATTGATACTTTGGATCAATGCGATTTCTTACAGCACAATACTTGCTCTATTGGGTACACGATTCCGAGATATACCAATATTAGTAGCGAGTTTGATACAAGTGGTTTTTTTCATGACTCCCATCATGTGGTCACCAAGTATTTTACCGGAACGTTATCATTATATTATTGATTTAAATCCTTTTGCACAATTCATGGAATTGTTTAGAAATCCTTTATTAGGTACATTACCTTCAAACTATACGTTAATTACAACCTTAGGTTTAACAATCTTAGGTACTTTTTGTGCATTTATAATATTCAGCCGTTACCGCGCTAGAATTGCATATTGGTTATAA
- the gmd gene encoding GDP-mannose 4,6-dehydratase encodes MTKKALITGITGQDGAYLAQFLLAKNYQIYGLVARRTSDSLWRLRELGIESAVKLLNGDMMDPASLIRAIEESEANEVYNLAAQSFVGTSWQQPSLTCQVTALGVTHLLEAIRLINPQAKFYQASSSEIFGLIQAEQQNEKTPFYPRSPYGVAKLYGHWMTINYRESFDLHASNGILFNHESPLRGIEFVSRKITRAVAQIKKGNLNTLYLGNIDAKRDWGYAGDYVEAMWLMLQQEKPDDYVIATGHSISVRELCKLAFAHVDLDYQDFIAIDPQLFRPAEVDVLLGDPRKAKERLEWKPKTSLNNLIKLMVDADLQRVN; translated from the coding sequence ATGACCAAAAAAGCATTAATAACTGGAATAACTGGACAAGATGGTGCCTATCTCGCACAGTTCTTGTTGGCCAAAAACTACCAGATTTACGGGTTAGTAGCACGCCGAACGAGTGATAGCTTATGGCGTTTACGGGAACTAGGGATTGAATCTGCTGTTAAACTGCTTAATGGCGACATGATGGATCCCGCCTCTTTAATCAGGGCTATCGAGGAATCTGAAGCCAATGAAGTTTATAACTTGGCTGCACAAAGTTTTGTTGGCACATCTTGGCAACAGCCTAGTTTAACATGTCAAGTAACAGCCCTAGGTGTTACCCACCTACTAGAAGCTATCCGCTTAATTAATCCTCAAGCTAAATTTTATCAAGCTTCCAGCAGTGAAATTTTCGGTTTAATTCAAGCTGAGCAACAAAATGAAAAAACCCCTTTTTACCCGCGTAGCCCTTATGGAGTTGCGAAACTTTATGGACATTGGATGACTATTAATTACCGAGAAAGTTTCGACCTACATGCCTCTAATGGAATTTTATTTAATCATGAATCTCCCCTGCGAGGAATTGAATTTGTTAGCCGAAAAATTACTCGAGCTGTTGCTCAGATAAAAAAAGGCAATTTGAATACATTATACCTAGGCAATATAGATGCTAAACGAGATTGGGGTTATGCTGGAGATTATGTAGAAGCAATGTGGTTGATGCTGCAACAAGAAAAACCAGACGATTATGTTATTGCAACTGGCCATAGTATATCTGTTAGAGAACTATGCAAGTTAGCTTTTGCGCATGTAGACTTAGATTATCAAGATTTTATCGCTATTGATCCACAATTATTTAGACCGGCTGAAGTAGATGTATTGTTGGGAGATCCCAGAAAAGCGAAAGAAAGGTTGGAGTGGAAACCAAAAACTAGTTTAAATAACTTAATTAAATTAATGGTAGACGCCGATCTACAAAGAGTTAACTAA
- a CDS encoding FkbM family methyltransferase, protein MQKEIYINDNSYLITGDAKYLESRGEHFEPNTVNIFKHFCCENSYALDIGANIGLTSIALANICQQGKVVAIEPIIASYKYLTENIKKSGLNNISLHNFGVGNKEDNVVMQGCNDFLAGSFVAERYKIHENHFSIIIPMKTLDRAFPEFLIDSIDFIKLDLEGYELFALEGAQKILKEFKPIVYLEMNHWCLNVFHRITLPEFHEKLMQIFPYIFAIDETSYLDFSDYKNFHYIAHEHITKFKFSNIVAGFNKSYILDILNLFSK, encoded by the coding sequence ATGCAGAAAGAAATTTATATTAATGATAACAGTTATTTAATTACTGGTGATGCAAAATACTTAGAAAGTCGCGGGGAACATTTTGAACCCAATACTGTAAATATCTTTAAGCATTTTTGTTGTGAAAATTCATATGCATTAGATATTGGTGCCAATATAGGTTTAACCTCCATTGCTTTAGCAAATATATGTCAGCAAGGAAAAGTAGTAGCTATTGAACCTATCATAGCTTCTTATAAATATTTAACTGAGAATATAAAAAAATCTGGATTAAATAATATTAGCTTACACAACTTTGGAGTAGGTAATAAAGAAGATAATGTAGTAATGCAAGGTTGCAATGATTTTTTAGCTGGTTCGTTCGTAGCAGAACGTTATAAGATCCATGAAAATCATTTCTCTATAATCATTCCAATGAAAACTCTTGATCGGGCCTTTCCAGAATTTTTAATTGATTCAATCGATTTTATCAAACTTGATTTAGAAGGTTATGAGCTGTTTGCCTTAGAAGGTGCCCAGAAAATTCTTAAAGAGTTTAAACCCATTGTTTATCTAGAGATGAACCATTGGTGTCTTAATGTTTTTCATAGAATTACTTTGCCAGAATTTCATGAAAAACTTATGCAAATTTTCCCTTATATTTTTGCAATTGATGAAACATCCTATTTAGATTTTTCAGATTATAAAAACTTCCATTATATAGCTCATGAGCACATAACAAAATTTAAGTTTTCTAATATTGTCGCTGGATTTAATAAAAGTTATATTTTAGATATTCTTAATTTATTTTCAAAATAA
- a CDS encoding glycosyltransferase yields the protein MKIVIDLQAAQSVSRLHGIGRYSLSFTKALAKNAGRHEIWLALNSCFPDSIQELRNNFKDLIDHEHIKIFYTNQPTAEYLNNSSNIKISKKLREHFLNTLSPDIIHISSLFEGWVDGAVTSIGELGNRSLTTVTLYDLIPLIREKEYLKDINISKFYYKKLQNLKRADLLFSISPSARQDAIDMLSISSDKIINCSAGISNEFCQYKVSDKDRFELMKLYPINRQFILYVGGFDHRKNIEKLIEAFSILPHKLRKLHQLVIVGRVIESTKQYVELLKNRYNLTDDELIITDYISDNLLINLYNLCKLFILPSLHEGFGLPLLEALACGAAAIASNVPSLSELINCKDALFDPTQTNSIKEKMIIALTNEPFRQFLKVNGKEQAQKFTWDACAKKALIAFEELKKGKQTKFYGRCYTKNKMAFISPIPPEKTGVANYSLQLLPELARCFDIVIIVDKVLTENMWLIANFPMHDAQWFTENSDKFDIILYQFGNSPFHYYMFKLFESNPGIVVLHDFFLSGVLHWADAMLSHERNTFYKILYESHGYSSLLYHKEKGREAALETYPCNIHIIKNAYGIIVHSQHAIDLANKWYNLNNPCYTQKISQLALKTHSIQRTHARKNLQLTDNDFLICSFGFVTPNKLSHRICLSLINSNFFKNLNVYLAFVGENHLGDYGTEMNEIIEKNNPKKINITNFISTELFGTYLSAADIAIQLRAQSRGETSACIFSCLYFGIPTIVNTHGSLSELPEDIVYKLNENFTDAELVTAVKTLYENQSLRYQLSQNALEYLKKHHPSSVANEYKKVINHFINHNPNYMEKHLINDLAENNHFELEATNLLSTVTTIASNRLPLGLNQILVDISILINSDEKTGIQRVVRAILVSLLHNPPRSFRIEPVYFKNTGQYFYARRYITDILGLEKNILEDSILEINSGDIFLGLDFCPTTIPQSKAILQDWRIKGVKLYFILYDLLPILRSEFFPNQTKPTFLLWLEAITALSDNVICISKHVAIEYTAWIQSTNSFKKPKVDFFHLGSNVEASLPSLGHFEDNLLLQTIFSKLSFLTVGRIEPRKGHTQILNAFNKLWLNGLDLYLVIVGQQGWMVEQLINGILNHPEYGKRLIWLNNVSDEILKDLYLASTALILASEDEGFGLPLIEAAQHGLNIIARDIPIFREIAGNHVFYFKGSDPLKLAHSIEKWLTLRSQNMEPKIKDMKYLSWKESTQQLLEIIITNKKTYNQQNEFSILLSQEV from the coding sequence ATGAAAATAGTTATAGATTTACAGGCAGCACAAAGCGTCAGTCGTCTACATGGAATTGGTCGCTATAGTTTGTCATTTACAAAAGCTCTAGCAAAGAATGCCGGCCGACATGAAATTTGGCTTGCTTTAAATAGTTGCTTTCCTGATTCTATACAAGAATTGCGAAATAATTTTAAAGATTTAATCGATCACGAACATATAAAAATATTTTACACTAACCAACCTACAGCAGAGTATTTAAATAATTCTTCTAACATAAAGATTTCAAAAAAGTTGCGTGAACATTTTTTAAATACTTTATCACCTGATATTATTCACATATCGAGTTTATTTGAAGGCTGGGTAGATGGGGCCGTTACTTCTATAGGTGAATTAGGCAACCGATCATTAACTACTGTCACGCTATATGATCTAATTCCTCTTATACGGGAAAAAGAGTATTTAAAAGATATTAATATTTCAAAATTTTATTATAAAAAACTACAAAACTTAAAACGCGCTGATCTTTTATTTTCCATTTCACCATCAGCACGACAAGACGCTATTGATATGTTATCAATTTCTTCTGATAAAATTATCAATTGTTCTGCGGGTATTAGTAATGAATTTTGTCAGTATAAAGTTAGTGATAAAGATCGATTCGAATTAATGAAACTGTATCCTATTAATCGCCAGTTTATACTTTATGTTGGAGGATTCGATCACCGTAAAAATATTGAAAAACTTATTGAAGCTTTTTCTATATTACCTCATAAATTGAGAAAGTTACACCAATTAGTCATAGTCGGTAGAGTAATAGAATCTACAAAACAGTATGTTGAATTATTAAAAAATAGATACAACCTTACAGATGATGAGCTTATCATAACCGATTATATATCTGATAATCTTTTAATTAATTTATATAACTTATGTAAATTATTTATACTGCCTTCATTACATGAAGGTTTTGGCTTGCCTTTATTAGAAGCTCTAGCTTGTGGAGCCGCTGCAATTGCTTCGAATGTGCCAAGTCTATCTGAACTTATTAATTGCAAGGATGCATTATTCGATCCAACGCAAACGAATAGTATTAAAGAAAAAATGATTATTGCTTTAACTAATGAACCATTTAGACAATTTTTAAAAGTAAATGGCAAAGAACAAGCCCAAAAATTTACCTGGGATGCTTGCGCTAAAAAAGCATTAATTGCTTTTGAGGAATTAAAAAAAGGAAAACAAACAAAGTTTTATGGGAGATGTTATACCAAAAATAAAATGGCTTTTATTTCACCCATTCCGCCTGAAAAAACTGGTGTGGCAAATTATAGCCTGCAGTTATTACCTGAATTAGCGCGATGTTTCGATATAGTAATCATAGTTGACAAAGTTTTAACTGAAAATATGTGGTTAATAGCCAATTTTCCTATGCATGATGCTCAATGGTTTACAGAAAATTCTGATAAATTCGATATTATTTTATATCAGTTTGGTAATTCTCCTTTTCATTATTACATGTTTAAACTATTCGAATCTAATCCGGGAATAGTTGTATTACATGACTTTTTTTTAAGTGGTGTGCTACATTGGGCAGATGCTATGCTGTCTCATGAAAGAAATACTTTCTACAAAATACTCTATGAGTCTCATGGTTATTCATCATTACTATACCATAAAGAAAAAGGCAGAGAAGCAGCTTTAGAGACTTATCCCTGTAATATCCATATTATAAAAAATGCCTATGGAATAATTGTTCACTCTCAACATGCTATTGATCTAGCAAATAAGTGGTATAACCTCAATAATCCATGTTACACACAAAAAATTTCTCAACTCGCACTTAAAACACATTCAATTCAAAGAACTCATGCCAGGAAAAACTTACAATTAACCGATAATGATTTTTTAATTTGCTCATTTGGCTTTGTTACGCCTAATAAACTTAGCCATCGTATATGTCTAAGTTTGATAAATTCGAATTTTTTCAAAAATTTAAATGTGTATTTAGCTTTTGTGGGTGAAAATCATCTTGGAGATTATGGTACTGAAATGAATGAAATAATAGAAAAAAATAATCCTAAGAAAATTAATATTACTAATTTTATATCAACGGAACTTTTTGGAACTTACTTAAGCGCAGCAGACATAGCTATTCAGCTAAGGGCGCAGTCGCGAGGAGAAACATCTGCTTGTATTTTTAGTTGTTTATATTTCGGTATTCCTACTATTGTAAATACGCACGGTAGCTTGAGTGAATTACCGGAAGATATCGTTTATAAACTAAATGAAAATTTTACTGATGCTGAACTAGTAACGGCTGTAAAAACTTTATACGAAAATCAATCTCTACGCTATCAATTATCACAAAATGCGCTTGAATATTTAAAAAAACATCATCCTAGTTCTGTAGCCAATGAATATAAAAAAGTAATTAATCACTTTATAAATCATAATCCTAATTATATGGAAAAACATTTAATAAATGACTTGGCTGAAAATAACCACTTCGAACTTGAAGCTACAAATTTACTTTCTACCGTAACAACTATAGCCTCTAATCGTCTTCCCTTAGGATTAAATCAAATCCTAGTAGATATTTCAATACTGATTAATTCAGATGAAAAAACCGGTATCCAAAGAGTTGTTCGGGCAATTTTAGTTTCACTATTACATAATCCACCTCGTAGTTTTCGTATAGAACCTGTTTATTTTAAAAATACTGGCCAATATTTTTATGCACGTCGTTATATTACTGATATTTTAGGCCTAGAGAAAAATATATTGGAAGATAGTATTCTAGAAATAAACTCCGGCGATATATTTTTAGGTTTAGATTTTTGTCCGACTACCATTCCACAATCAAAGGCTATTTTGCAGGATTGGCGCATTAAAGGAGTAAAACTTTATTTTATTCTTTATGATCTCTTACCTATTCTACGATCTGAATTTTTTCCCAATCAAACAAAACCTACATTTCTTTTATGGTTAGAAGCAATCACAGCACTTTCAGATAATGTCATTTGTATTTCTAAGCATGTCGCTATCGAATATACAGCTTGGATTCAAAGTACTAATTCTTTCAAGAAACCGAAAGTAGATTTTTTTCACCTCGGCTCCAATGTTGAAGCAAGCTTACCCTCTTTAGGTCATTTTGAAGATAATCTGCTTTTACAAACTATTTTTTCGAAACTGAGTTTTTTAACGGTCGGTCGAATTGAACCTAGAAAAGGCCATACACAAATATTAAATGCCTTTAATAAACTATGGCTAAATGGACTTGATCTGTATCTAGTCATTGTTGGTCAGCAAGGATGGATGGTAGAACAATTAATCAATGGCATTCTTAATCACCCAGAATATGGCAAGCGCCTTATATGGTTAAACAATGTTTCTGATGAAATATTGAAAGACCTGTATCTAGCGTCAACAGCTTTAATTTTAGCATCTGAGGACGAAGGTTTCGGCCTACCCCTTATAGAAGCAGCTCAACACGGTTTAAACATCATTGCCAGAGACATCCCAATTTTCAGAGAAATCGCAGGAAATCACGTATTTTATTTTAAAGGATCAGACCCTTTAAAATTAGCACACTCAATCGAAAAATGGCTGACATTACGGTCACAGAACATGGAGCCAAAAATAAAAGATATGAAATATTTAAGTTGGAAAGAAAGTACACAGCAGCTGCTAGAGATAATAATAACTAATAAAAAGACATATAATCAACAGAATGAATTTTCGATATTGTTATCTCAGGAAGTCTAA
- a CDS encoding class I SAM-dependent methyltransferase, with translation MELAFQLPPLVQNGPYPIWTGHDFQLGDERTKILHYNTNYAGWNDELNSFHEDAFENHFLNKLSRDYTIHQLKTYLAPLTKPAILEIGCSSGYMLQQLSQLFPYATIIGSDVVYKPLLELSKRLALPLLRFDILQCPLPDNCIDAIIILNVLEHIEDDVTTLKQIYRILKPNGVLILEVPAGPHLYDAHDKICMHFRRYKLSKLCQLITKQGFKVISRSHLGTLIYPAFFLAKLWNKRLLSKPDSEQRQLMEKKIRQTSKNKLLSILMNIELKLGKWIAYPFGIRCVVSCIKPTVVS, from the coding sequence ATGGAGCTAGCTTTTCAATTGCCCCCACTGGTGCAAAATGGTCCATATCCAATATGGACAGGTCACGATTTTCAGCTTGGCGATGAACGGACTAAAATATTGCATTACAACACCAATTATGCTGGGTGGAATGACGAGCTTAACTCCTTTCATGAGGATGCCTTTGAAAATCATTTCCTAAATAAGCTATCGAGGGATTATACTATTCATCAGTTAAAAACATACTTGGCGCCATTAACTAAACCTGCTATCTTAGAAATTGGTTGTTCATCCGGCTATATGTTACAACAGCTAAGTCAATTATTCCCTTATGCAACAATCATTGGCTCTGATGTAGTTTATAAGCCACTTTTAGAATTATCTAAACGACTCGCCCTTCCATTGCTGCGCTTTGACATCTTACAATGTCCTTTGCCTGATAATTGCATAGACGCTATTATCATATTAAATGTTTTAGAGCACATAGAAGATGATGTCACTACCTTAAAACAAATTTACCGTATTTTGAAGCCTAACGGCGTTCTTATTCTGGAAGTGCCCGCAGGTCCGCATTTGTATGATGCGCATGACAAAATCTGCATGCATTTTCGCCGATATAAACTTTCTAAACTATGCCAATTAATTACTAAACAAGGATTTAAAGTCATTAGTCGTTCACATCTAGGCACTTTGATTTATCCTGCTTTTTTCTTAGCTAAACTATGGAATAAACGCCTACTATCAAAACCAGATAGCGAACAGCGCCAATTAATGGAAAAGAAAATTCGTCAAACTAGCAAAAATAAGTTGTTGTCTATACTTATGA
- a CDS encoding ABC transporter ATP-binding protein, protein MALIQLNSLSIDFPIYHLNARSIRKRFLRLTGGALRKETTHTVIVKALDNITFTLEHGDRVGLIGHNGAGKSTLLRVLAKIYEPNQGNINIEGRVSPLLNVMLGINPESTGYENILVRGLLLGLSQEEIQAKMQEIADFTELGEYLSVPIRTYSAGMQLRLAFAVATCIKPEVLLMDEMIEAGDATFKKKAEGRLAEFIEQSSIMVLASHSNETIQRLCNKVVLLEKGKLKYFGPIEEGFARYSALNN, encoded by the coding sequence ATGGCATTAATACAACTTAATTCGTTATCTATAGATTTTCCTATCTATCATTTAAATGCTCGTTCTATTAGAAAACGTTTTCTACGTCTGACTGGCGGTGCTCTACGTAAAGAAACAACTCATACAGTAATTGTTAAGGCGTTAGATAATATTACATTTACTTTAGAACATGGTGATCGAGTAGGACTTATTGGCCATAATGGCGCAGGAAAAAGTACTTTATTACGCGTGCTTGCTAAAATATACGAACCGAATCAGGGCAACATCAACATTGAGGGGAGGGTATCTCCTCTTTTGAATGTCATGTTAGGAATTAATCCAGAATCAACAGGTTATGAAAATATTTTAGTGCGTGGACTTTTGTTGGGCCTTAGTCAGGAAGAAATTCAAGCCAAGATGCAGGAAATTGCGGATTTTACTGAATTAGGTGAATATTTGTCTGTGCCTATCCGTACTTATTCTGCAGGGATGCAATTACGCCTAGCTTTCGCTGTCGCTACATGTATTAAACCCGAAGTTTTGTTAATGGATGAAATGATCGAGGCTGGAGATGCAACCTTCAAGAAGAAAGCCGAAGGTCGCTTGGCAGAGTTTATAGAGCAATCCAGTATTATGGTGCTGGCTTCACATTCGAATGAAACTATCCAAAGGCTTTGTAATAAAGTTGTGCTCTTGGAAAAAGGAAAACTCAAATATTTTGGCCCTATAGAAGAAGGATTTGCAAGATATAGCGCCTTAAATAATTAA
- a CDS encoding glycosyltransferase family 1 protein has translation MNIIFNIQSLQYPLTGIGWYTRYLLKGLQEHECINQLICIPDFKKNNLIIKKNIISESNIKKIIKYFPGTYSVLNNYRNARFIKQTRFLVEDKFIYHEPCYVLKPYSGPKICTIHDLSHIHYSKYHPKERVRYLMRNLPITINNADHIITGSSFIRNELINYFKIPPYKITSIYHGVSKLFRPRSFNDVRNVLLHYNLHYKSYLLSVGTLEPRKNLERLIQAFSSLSEKQRKEYPLVLIGMKGWQSHRLEKMIQSLIKKGQLYCLGYIPETDLPYLYSGAYAFVYISIYEGFGLPLLEAMASGIPTLASSESAMPEVVGEAAMLVNPFDIDRITEQLNQLINNLTLRDRLKKLGPIQAAKFSWESCIESTIEVYKKTLNN, from the coding sequence ATGAATATTATTTTTAACATACAAAGTTTACAGTATCCTTTGACTGGAATTGGTTGGTATACTCGATATCTGTTGAAAGGTTTACAAGAGCATGAATGCATTAATCAACTTATTTGTATTCCTGATTTTAAAAAAAATAATCTTATAATAAAGAAAAATATTATTTCTGAATCGAATATAAAGAAAATTATAAAATATTTTCCGGGTACTTATTCTGTATTAAACAATTATCGGAATGCTAGATTTATAAAACAAACTCGTTTTTTAGTAGAGGATAAATTTATTTATCATGAACCTTGTTATGTATTAAAACCTTACTCAGGTCCTAAAATTTGTACAATACATGATTTATCGCATATTCATTACTCAAAGTATCACCCTAAGGAAAGGGTTAGATATTTAATGCGTAATTTACCTATCACTATAAATAATGCGGATCATATTATTACAGGCTCTAGCTTTATTAGGAATGAGCTCATTAATTATTTTAAAATTCCGCCATATAAAATTACAAGTATTTATCATGGGGTATCTAAGTTATTTAGGCCGCGATCATTTAATGATGTAAGAAATGTTTTGCTACATTATAATTTACATTATAAATCATATTTACTTAGTGTCGGAACCTTAGAGCCTAGGAAAAATTTAGAACGTTTAATTCAAGCTTTCAGTAGCCTATCCGAAAAACAACGAAAAGAATATCCTTTAGTTTTAATAGGAATGAAGGGTTGGCAGTCGCATCGTTTAGAAAAAATGATTCAATCACTTATTAAAAAAGGACAACTATATTGTTTAGGTTATATTCCGGAAACTGATTTGCCGTATTTATATTCAGGTGCATATGCATTTGTCTATATATCCATATACGAAGGTTTTGGTTTACCTTTATTGGAAGCTATGGCCAGCGGCATACCTACACTGGCTAGTAGTGAATCTGCTATGCCGGAGGTAGTAGGTGAAGCAGCCATGCTAGTTAATCCATTCGATATCGATCGGATAACCGAACAATTAAATCAATTAATAAATAATTTAACTTTACGGGATAGGCTGAAAAAGCTAGGTCCTATTCAAGCAGCAAAATTTTCTTGGGAATCTTGCATAGAAAGTACTATAGAAGTTTATAAAAAAACACTTAATAATTAA